aagtggcagtggagatagtggatccattgattATAATATTCTAAAATCCCCATGATGTGGGAACGGTTCCAGAAATGCTCATGCCCTTATTAAAAAAAGGAGACACAAAGTGGGAAACCAATGCAAttgatcagagtcagcatggttttatgaagggtaaatagtGCTTGACTAATTTGCTGGAGAGATTATTGAAGATTTAACAAGCCAAGTAGATAATGGGCACCCATTGTAGCATATCTGGActtcgagaaggcatttgatcagatgCCGAACAAAACatcaatacacaaggtaagatcacatggtatatggggtaatttattagcttggatagaagactggctaacagacagaaggcagagagttgggatcagtgggcctttttctggttggcaagatgtaaatggggggtgccacagggttcagtctttGATCCCCAACTATTTGCAATATATATTGATGACTTAGATATAGGGATAGAAGGTacgatagccaaatttgcagattagactaaaataggtgggatagtaagttgcaacgaggaaataagaaatttacaaatggatatagaaagGTCAGGTAAGTGAgtcaaaatttgacagatggagttcaacatgAGGTTGAGGTtaaccattttggtcagaaaaatggaaagacaacttatctaaatggagagaaacttcacagCACTTCGGTCCACAGAGAACTGGGCTCCCTCATGCATCGCAGAAAGCTAGTATGcatgtacagcaggtaataaggaaggcaaattgaattttggcctttatagctgaaGGGATAGGGAActgttgctgcagctgtacaaggcattggtgagaccccaCCTGGAGTACCATGGACAGTTGGCTCCTTATTTGAGGGGGGattagttgcattagaggcagttcagaggttcaTTTGGATTCCAGAGATGATCAGTGGTATTCCCCGAGCCTCCGTGACGAAATTGCACTTGgcgcggagaatggggtctcagacccgtggcgccgggacgcaattctccgcagaccggagaatcgccaccagccGCATGCACGGTTGACACGCCGCCGGTCGAGGGCGGTtgaaataggcccccacggcgattataCGCGATTGAGCGGCAGAGTTTGAACCTGGTTCCACCAGGCGGGAGTTTTTCACCTGCTTTTATCCCCTTGTCACCACAAAATCGATTACTCTTTCCCACCATGATGATTCCTTTGCTAAACCTCTCATCAGCAAATGACTTCCAGTTAGATCTGGCTAAACCACAAGCGCATTATTGGGGATTACTAAATGGCCCACTTTTCAAAGATCATGCAGGAAGGCAAAGGTAACAAGCAGCTTCTGTTCAGCatcttccccccgccccctcgctgtaACTCAAATGTGGATCCTGCTCTAGTTTCTCAGTTCTGCTTTCTAATGAGGCCCACTGCTTGGTCCTAGACCGTATGCCCATAAAACTGCTCGATTACTCAACACCCCTTCCTGGCAGGTTACCTGCTACAAGAGTTCTCTCTCTTCTCAGGTACTATATCCCTCTCCTTCAAATTTGCTGTCAAACCTCCCCTCAAAAAAAATGAAAAACTATTGCAACTACTGCACCATCTCCAATTTCCTTTACCGCTCCAAAATTATTGAACATCTTGTCAACTCACAGAATGCATGCCCAATTTTTGCTAAATTTCTTCATTGAATCCCTCCATTTAGGTTTGTCCGTAGTGCTGAGCTGTTAGAGACAATGATACATATGAGCATGTGAGCTAGAAGCAGGCCAGTTGGCCCCTCcagcttgctctgccatttgataagatgatggctgatctgattgcaaccttaACTCTACTTTCCTAACTACTCCCATACCCTTTGACTCTcttgtcaatcaagaatttaaCTCGGCCTTAAAAATAGTCAATGACTACTTTCACTACTCGCTGGGAGTGAATACCCAACACTAGAGTAACAACCCTCGAAAGAGAAAGAAAACTGTCATCTCCATCTTAAAATgagagatcccttatttttaaactgtctgGTGGGTTTCCATCTCAATATCCACCATGCCAAGTCCCCCTCTCAGTATCCACCAtgccaagtcccctcaggatcccaTGATTCAATAGGATCACCCATATCCTTCTAAAATCCAATGGATACAGATGTCGATAATATCCGGTTCTACCTCTCGAGCCCTCACCAGTTTCTAAATGGTTTAATGGATTGTCCTACAGTATGGGATGAGCAGAAATCTTCTCCAATTAAATACTGGGTAGAAGTCATGTCTTCAGTTCTTGACAAAAAGCTGTTGCCTTGACACTGTCCATATTTTGTCTGCAACATTGGTGCTACATTTGACCGAGGTGAGCTTCTACTGCACATCCTCACCACACTACCTAttcccaccccaatatcacacaacATTATCCTTGCCAGTTTATTTGCGGCCAAAACACTCATGCATGGCTTTGAACACCTTTAAATGAGTTCATTCCAATGCATTCCTGCCTGGCCTTCCTCCGCAGACCTGAGATCATTCAACCTCTGCTGCCTCTGTCCTAACAAACATCAACATAGCTTCTGGAGTGCTGCCAGAACAAAATAGATGGCTGGTGGCATACCACAGGCACCTTACTGTGGAAAGATTTATGCAGCTGTTTTATCAGGCAAGAGCATATTCAGCTACGAAAGTCTTTCATCCAATCCCTCTACAAATTTCTCAGATACTTACTCTAGATTCAAGTTGTAGAATTCAACTTTTGAAACCGACAAATCTATTGTCACTTCAAGAAACCCACTTCTTAAATAGGTTTAATACTATGTCTTAAGGTAGCTCAGATCTACACCAGGTCtttgcagtgctggatgtgtaaCTGCTCCAATTTCAAAATGTAAATGCAAGACTTGAAATTTTGAAGGAAATCAAGGCAGAAGAGCAGGCCTGAACAAATACACTTGTATCTAGTCCTTGTGCACTAAATATACAATGTTAAAATATCTAAAGCCAATCAACTAGGAGCAAATCAGAATTTAAATATTGGAAGAGGGCAGGATAATATAGTATAGTGGTTAtttaactggactagtaatccagagacacaaatTCAAATCACAACATGAAAACTGGGGAATTTATATTCaggtaattaaataaatctggaaaatTATGGTTTCAATCTTATCAGAAATGGTTACTGTtagcggcagcacagtggttagcacagaggtcccaggttcgatcccggtcctgggtcactgtctgcgtggagtttgcacattctcccagtgtttgcataggTTCGGCCCCCACAAAGCAAATGTGTtggggaggtggattggctactctaaattgcaccttaattggaaataatgaattggggactctaaattttttaattattttttttaaaaaggaaatgattCCAGGCTCACAGCACTGTGGAGGAAGTGCCCTCTGGAATAGCATAGTAGGACAGTTGTATTCAGGCAGACAACTACCACCAATTTCACAAAGGCAAAAATCCTTGTGCATACCATATTAGATTTAACAATTAAAATTTGACATAAAACCTAATTAATTCTAACAACCATAATTTCAATTGTGCAAAGTGTCTTTCATTCTATTTTACTACCAGGAACATTGGACTAAAATCAAACCCAATCTCATTGCAAACTTTTAGTCGCATGCCATAAAATTTAAACACATATTATAACCGCTAGATATTAAGAAAAGGGTATCTGAAGTCCATTAGAAAACAATCAGTCATCAATGCTAGGAGGTCCTTAGAAAGTAGCTGCATTGTGGCATCCAATTTTCATTTCTGTGCAAGCTCTGTTGAAATATTACCTTTAGTGTGATACATAACAGCAGATTTCAAGTCAAATGACCCAAAGCTGTCTTTTCTGTCAAAGCCTCTATGGTACCTTGGGTGTTCTTTGGCTGATGGCACCAAAGTATTGGTAGAAGAGGCGTGATGTGGTGTTTCACTCCCAAAATCCTTTGGGACAAAAACTATTGCACTTTGGCTTGTAGCAGCCATCTTTTGCAGTTCACTAACATGTGGCTCCATCGGCAAGGCCATGCCCTCAGCAGAAATACCAACAGCCACTGTGGCAGTCTTCATGACACTGCTGAGAATCTGAGGGCTAGTCCGTTTGTCTAATTCATAAGCCTTTGGAAACACAGGAATTTCAGATCCTGATGACAGCAGTTCAGCACCCTGTGAAACCAAAGTGGCAGCACATTCAGCTTGAAACCTCACCTCCAGAGGTGGGTTGTCCACAGATCTTGCAGTGGCTAGCTCAGGGCCAGCACTTGGCTCATTTATAAAAGATAATCCCCATTGGTTCTGGAAAATATCCCCCAGATTTTGTTGAGTTGACTGTGATGGTAGCTCCACTTGCGTTGTGCTAGGAAGCACAGATTGCATATTTGAAGGGTAGAAAAAGAGACCCTGCTTTCTTTGTTCCGCAGCCACTGAGTCTGTGCCATCAGGGAACATTAAGGTCTCACTCCCAGACGAGGCAGGCACTACAGTATTAGCAGCAGTAACTGTCTGGACTCCTGAAACACCAATATGCCCATCAGTCACTCCTGATGCCAAACCATTGGAAAAGCTAGATGAGGTGACAGCTTTCACAGCAGACATGGGAACCTGTGACAAACGACCTGAAGCTTGTGCCTGAGTGTCCACAGCCAGTGGCTGATTGGAGGGCGATTTGTTGAGGttctctttaactttacttgcataACTAATCTTGGGAACAATCTTTGCACTACTGTTGTCCACTGGGAAGACTGGAGGTGGTTTAAAGAGTGTCCAAGAGTCTTCCTTTGAAGTTACAGATGCTGCCTTTGATTTGGGTCGATCTTCATACTTTTTACCACCACTAGGTTTCCCATACTTTTTACCACCACTAGGTTTCCCATCAGAATTTTTTCGTTGGGTTTCACCAGTTCCCACTTTCCCACGAGCTCCGGCTGGACTAACTGCTGCAAGTTCATACCTACCACTAGGTTTAGCATTTTCGAGACGATTTGCTTTTTGCTCAGGTACCTCAAGTTTGGCATTCTCAAGATCTAATTTTGGGGCGAGTGGATTCCCCTCGTGCTGCATGATTTTGTCCTGAAACAAATTTAAGTTCTCAACACCTTTGTCGCTATTCCTCCTGCCTTTACGTTTCTTCGGTGTGGTGTAACCGCTCTCAGATCCACTACCATCATTGTCAGCTGAATTCTTGACAAAAAATCCATTTGTAATGTACCCAGAGCAGCTAGTTATAACACCATTGAGATATGTCAATGCCTCCTTTTTCTCAATTAATCTGCTATCCCTAGATTTATTTTCAAAGATTTTGTCATTCTTTTTGTCCATACTGTTCTTTTGATTATAATTCTTTGTTTTACTAATCACTCGGTTATGTGCGATAGTTTTTGCTGTGTGCCTGGGGTTGAAATTAGTGTCTAGAAATTGCTTCCTGCCATTAGTTGCGTTGGAAGAAATTAAATCTACTCCTTCGGTTTCCTGGTTTGCTGCAAATTCACGCTCGCCTTCTGATCCAGCATCACCATTTACTTCTTCAAAACCTAAAAAGAGACAAAGGTTAAATCTTAATTACATTTCCAAAATAATTAGCTTAGTTGTTGGGACTGCAAGATTCTCTATCATGTCAAGCATTCGATACAATTATATTCAAATATAGGGGCACACACGTTAACTTCTGACATTGGCATTTCTACACAGTACCCAGAAGTACACATACAAGGAGTGCTATGATTACATTAGGAACATGTAGCCATAGAACAGATTAGGTAGGGGTGTTAATAAATTCCAAGCATTCTTTTGCCCTCAAATTAACTAATGAAAGAACACCTGCACAAATGGTAAATAATGTTCCATTTTAGGTGGGCAATTTTGAATTAATCAAGGTGTGCAAACAAATGTATTCTACCCTGAACTGTCAGAACTTAATATTGTGTTGCGTAAGTTTTGGGACATATACAGTGCAGAAATTAGACCGCTAGGAATTTAATTCCTCACATCAGGTGCTAAATTCAATGTCGATCACAAGCAGATGTCAATCTTCCATATAAACAGGAAGGGAAAAACAAAATCAACAAGTGGGCCCTACTTGTAACAAATAATTGAGACGGCACCAGATTGCCTGCCAAAGGAAAATCCTGAAACAGCAAAAAGAGGGACAAAAATGTTATAATAAACTTCAACAGGATACACATTTATAGAATTTTAACTCAATACAAACACAAAATATGAAAATCCTCATCAAATAACTTGGCCCACAATATAGTCTTCTGTACTATAATCTACACAAGATTCAGCTCGAGAACTAACTGCTAGAATTGAAATACATCACGAGAAATCAAACACCAATTACAGCAAtataggcggcacagtggttagcactgtcgcttcacagcaccagggacccgggttcgattcatagcttgggtcactgtctgtgctgagtctcccAGTGTCTCCTTGATTTCCTCCGGTTCccgcccacaagtcctgaaagacatgcttgttaggtgaatcggacattctgaattctccctcagcgtacctgaGCAGgggcagagtgtggcaactagggaattttcacagtaacttcattgaagtgttgtgagcctacttgtaacactaaaatattatcaaaattgttaaagatgggcagcatagtggcgcagtggttagcactgctgtctcacggcactgaggtcccaggttcgatcctgtctctgggtcactgtccatggagtttgtatattctcccagtgtttgcgtgggtttcgcccccacagcccaaagatatgcagggtaggtggattggccatgcaaaattgccccttaattggaaaaaaatgaattgggtactctaaatttatttttaaaacattattgAAGATCTACCGGTCTTGTTAAATTGGTAAAAAATCAATACTATGGAAGAACCTCAACAAAGTCATGAAACACAGCTAAATAATTGGCTTTTGACAAAGCAACTGGTGACCATGTTCTACCACACTGACTATAGGTCACTAAAACTAAGACCTAATAACAGCATGCTCAAaaattgattaaaaaaaaaaaaagttgtacAATGCTGAGCCGGCATTTATCGTCCATCcccaagggcatttaaaagtcaaccacattgcagtgggtctggcatTACGCTTTTAATTCCAGGGCTAAAGTTGAATttgaccatctgccatggcgggattcgaactctggtccccagagtatgactctgggagtctctggattactagtccagtgacaataccactacgccactacctCCCCTTGGATGGACTGATCTTAGCTATACAAAAAAAATGTTCACTCAGGATTAAAGTCGAGAAATATACACCAGTCAGGGTACGAGCAGGGGAAAGGGAGCAAAAATGCTTGCTTTATTCATCAAGATGAATCATTAAAAGATTACATTATTGGTGGAAGTTGGAAAACCATTTCTCCAAAAGTAAGAGACAGGATAATCTTGTATGCACATATCTTCCCTGGGTTGCCCGACTGCAGAGGTGCATCTCTCAAAATGTCACAAGATTTAAAATCAGGATTGCCCTGGCTCTGGTCTAGACTCCTGCTGATTAGAGGAAGCCcaaaattgaccagaaactgaactagccatataaatactgtggtgggcggcactgtggttagcattgctgcctcatggcatggaggatccgggttcgatcccagccctggatcaatgtcagtgtggaatttgcacattc
The window above is part of the Scyliorhinus torazame isolate Kashiwa2021f chromosome 12, sScyTor2.1, whole genome shotgun sequence genome. Proteins encoded here:
- the nufip2 gene encoding FMR1-interacting protein NUFIP2, translating into MDDKCSREPPSAPALLTNGDARQQQQAGGGDDHLITKVSDVSDGQKTKKKKKKAGFEEVNGDAGSEGEREFAANQETEGVDLISSNATNGRKQFLDTNFNPRHTAKTIAHNRVISKTKNYNQKNSMDKKNDKIFENKSRDSRLIEKKEALTYLNGVITSCSGYITNGFFVKNSADNDGSGSESGYTTPKKRKGRRNSDKGVENLNLFQDKIMQHEGNPLAPKLDLENAKLEVPEQKANRLENAKPSGRYELAAVSPAGARGKVGTGETQRKNSDGKPSGGKKYGKPSGGKKYEDRPKSKAASVTSKEDSWTLFKPPPVFPVDNSSAKIVPKISYASKVKENLNKSPSNQPLAVDTQAQASGRLSQVPMSAVKAVTSSSFSNGLASGVTDGHIGVSGVQTVTAANTVVPASSGSETLMFPDGTDSVAAEQRKQGLFFYPSNMQSVLPSTTQVELPSQSTQQNLGDIFQNQWGLSFINEPSAGPELATARSVDNPPLEVRFQAECAATLVSQGAELLSSGSEIPVFPKAYELDKRTSPQILSSVMKTATVAVGISAEGMALPMEPHVSELQKMAATSQSAIVFVPKDFGSETPHHASSTNTLVPSAKEHPRYHRGFDRKDSFGSFDLKSAVMYHTKEMDSIWNLHKQDPSRVVTYDESMDRPDQ